Proteins from a genomic interval of Clostridium cochlearium:
- a CDS encoding homocysteine S-methyltransferase family protein, translating to MEIKDKLGKEILIFDGAMGTMLQKYGLVIGEAPEILNIKEREKIIQIHKKYIEAGANIITTNTFGANNKKLFNSGYIVEDIIEAAVENAKLASKDKNIAIALDIGPIGELIEPMGTLSFEEAYNIFQKQVLQGVKTGVDLILIETMSDLYETKAAILAAKENCNLPIFCTMTFEEDGRTFTGCSIPSMVLVLQNLGVDALGVNCSLGPLELEKIVEEILKYSQIPVMVQPNAGLPIMIEGKTLYKITPEEFLKSQKRMVDKGVAIVGGCCGTDDRFIKLMAEEFKNKKVIDKKIEKNTIICTPSKALIIDEIKIVGERINPTGKKLLKEALKNKDMNYVLKEAIDQMEEGADILDINVGLPDIDEGDMIAKVIKEIQSVLDIPLQIDSNDPEVIEKALRVYNGKAIVNSVNGEEKSLNKILPIIKKYGAAVIGLTFDEKGIPLKAEERFNIAKKIVDRAMEYGIKREDIIIDCLTLTASAQQKEVLETLKALKLVKENLGVKTLLGISNVSFGLPNRELLNRTFLNMALFAGLDLPIINTKDREMIDTIRAFKVLSNVDIGGQNFIKEYASITKSEKKVDTVKDEDLKEIIIKGLKERASLATKELLKKKNEIQIVEEDLIPALDIVGDKYERGEVFLPQLIQSAETVQKSFEIVKETLKVKDKKNISKGKIILATVKGDVHDIGKNIVKTLLENYGFTIIDLGKDVPKEKILKEVIENEVKLVGLSALMTTTVKSMEETIKMLKESAADCRIMVGGAVLNHEYANMIKADYYAKDAKDAVEIAKKVL from the coding sequence GTGGAAATTAAAGACAAATTAGGCAAAGAAATATTAATATTTGATGGAGCCATGGGTACTATGCTTCAAAAATATGGATTAGTAATTGGAGAAGCTCCTGAGATATTAAATATAAAGGAAAGAGAAAAAATAATACAAATACATAAAAAATATATAGAAGCTGGGGCAAATATAATAACTACTAATACTTTTGGAGCCAATAATAAAAAATTATTTAACAGTGGGTATATTGTAGAAGACATAATTGAAGCAGCTGTTGAGAATGCAAAGCTAGCATCTAAGGATAAAAATATAGCGATAGCACTAGATATAGGTCCCATAGGGGAATTAATAGAGCCTATGGGAACTTTAAGCTTTGAAGAAGCCTATAATATATTTCAAAAACAAGTGTTACAAGGGGTAAAAACAGGGGTAGATTTAATTTTAATAGAAACCATGTCAGATCTTTATGAAACAAAAGCAGCTATTCTTGCAGCAAAAGAAAATTGTAATTTGCCTATATTTTGCACTATGACCTTTGAAGAAGATGGAAGAACCTTTACAGGTTGCAGTATTCCATCAATGGTTTTAGTACTTCAGAACTTAGGTGTAGATGCATTGGGAGTAAATTGCTCTTTAGGACCTTTAGAATTAGAAAAAATAGTAGAAGAAATTTTAAAATATTCTCAAATACCAGTAATGGTACAGCCTAATGCAGGGCTTCCTATAATGATAGAGGGAAAAACCTTATATAAGATTACTCCAGAAGAATTTTTAAAATCTCAAAAAAGAATGGTAGATAAGGGAGTAGCTATAGTTGGAGGATGCTGTGGAACTGATGATAGATTTATAAAGTTAATGGCAGAAGAGTTTAAGAATAAGAAAGTAATAGATAAAAAGATAGAAAAGAATACTATAATATGTACACCTTCAAAGGCATTGATTATAGATGAAATAAAAATAGTAGGAGAAAGAATTAACCCCACAGGAAAAAAACTTTTAAAAGAAGCTTTAAAAAATAAAGATATGAACTATGTTTTAAAAGAAGCAATAGATCAGATGGAAGAAGGAGCAGATATACTAGATATAAATGTAGGACTTCCAGATATAGATGAAGGGGATATGATTGCAAAGGTTATTAAAGAAATACAAAGTGTATTAGATATACCTCTTCAAATAGATTCAAATGATCCAGAAGTAATAGAAAAGGCTTTAAGAGTGTACAATGGAAAAGCTATAGTAAATTCTGTAAATGGAGAAGAAAAAAGTTTAAATAAAATACTTCCTATAATAAAAAAATATGGAGCAGCAGTAATCGGACTTACCTTCGATGAAAAAGGAATTCCTCTTAAGGCGGAAGAAAGATTTAATATAGCAAAAAAAATAGTGGATAGGGCTATGGAATATGGTATAAAAAGAGAGGATATAATAATAGACTGTTTAACCCTTACAGCATCAGCACAACAAAAGGAAGTTTTAGAAACTTTAAAAGCATTAAAATTAGTAAAAGAAAATTTAGGAGTAAAGACTCTATTAGGTATTTCAAATGTGTCCTTTGGTCTTCCAAATAGAGAACTCTTAAATAGAACCTTTTTAAACATGGCTCTTTTTGCCGGCCTTGACTTGCCTATAATAAATACAAAAGATAGAGAAATGATAGATACTATAAGGGCTTTTAAGGTTTTAAGTAATGTAGATATTGGTGGACAAAATTTTATAAAAGAATATGCAAGTATAACAAAGAGTGAAAAAAAAGTAGATACAGTAAAAGATGAAGATTTAAAAGAAATAATTATAAAAGGGCTAAAAGAAAGAGCTAGTTTGGCAACAAAAGAACTTTTAAAGAAAAAAAATGAAATTCAAATAGTAGAAGAAGATTTAATTCCTGCACTTGATATAGTTGGAGATAAGTATGAAAGAGGAGAAGTGTTTTTGCCACAACTAATTCAATCAGCAGAGACAGTGCAAAAATCCTTTGAAATAGTAAAGGAAACTTTAAAAGTAAAAGATAAAAAGAATATAAGTAAAGGGAAAATAATTTTAGCTACTGTAAAGGGAGATGTTCACGATATCGGAAAGAATATAGTAAAGACTTTATTAGAAAACTATGGTTTTACTATAATAGATTTAGGAAAAGATGTACCTAAAGAAAAAATATTAAAGGAAGTAATAGAAAATGAAGTTAAACTTGTAGGCTTAAGTGCATTAATGACTACCACTGTTAAAAGTATGGAAGAAACTATTAAAATGCTTAAAGAAAGTGCAGCAGATTGTAGGATCATGGTAGGAGGAGCTGTTCTAAATCATGAGTATGCTAACATGATAAAGGCGGATTATTATGCAAAAGATGCAAAAGATGCAGTGGAAATTGCAAAAAAGGTATTGTAA
- a CDS encoding vitamin B12 dependent-methionine synthase activation domain-containing protein, giving the protein MIKDLEINKKEVLRYLCCNEEFEDKKLEELIDCTIDEVKKLIKPKYVYNKFKIENTKEGVNFLGTNLRLEGEDIKKHLYLSKNCVLMAATLGHELDRKISLYEKINMTKAIIMDACGTVAIEELCDNIENYVKNQGKINNLNITYRYSPGYGDLDLKVQSKILSIMQFEKNIGITLSHSNIMAPRKSVTAIIGFVPQNSIIKKKSCSQCNKYNECIYRKLGGTCGN; this is encoded by the coding sequence ATGATAAAAGATTTAGAAATAAATAAAAAAGAAGTATTAAGATATCTATGTTGTAATGAAGAATTTGAAGATAAAAAACTAGAAGAATTGATTGATTGTACCATAGATGAAGTTAAAAAACTTATAAAACCTAAGTATGTATACAATAAATTTAAAATAGAAAATACTAAAGAAGGAGTAAATTTTTTAGGAACTAATTTAAGGTTAGAAGGAGAAGATATAAAAAAACACCTTTACTTATCTAAAAATTGTGTTCTTATGGCAGCCACTTTGGGTCATGAGTTGGATAGAAAAATTAGTTTATATGAAAAAATTAATATGACCAAGGCAATAATTATGGATGCTTGTGGTACAGTAGCCATAGAAGAATTATGTGATAACATAGAGAACTACGTAAAAAACCAAGGAAAAATAAATAATTTAAATATAACTTATAGATATAGTCCAGGGTATGGAGATTTAGATTTAAAAGTACAAAGTAAAATTTTAAGTATTATGCAATTTGAAAAAAATATAGGAATAACCCTATCGCATAGTAATATAATGGCACCAAGAAAATCAGTTACCGCTATTATAGGATTTGTTCCACAAAATAGTATAATTAAAAAGAAAAGCTGTAGTCAATGTAATAAATATAATGAATGTATTTACAGAAAGTTAGGTGGAACTTGTGGAAATTAA
- a CDS encoding NAD(P)/FAD-dependent oxidoreductase has protein sequence MYDVIIIGAGVVGTNIARELSKYKLNICLLEKQDDVSCGCSKANSGIVHGGYDDKPGTQKAKFCVAGNRMYEQLEKELNFGYRKTGSLVLAFSDEEKKALEELYERGIKNGVEDLEIIDGEKVRQLEPYVSSDVKWALYCKHSGVCSPYEFTIALAENAIENGVELKLLHEVIGIEKEDDIFNVKTNKGDFKGKYVINAAGVYSDKISKMIGVDDFYIIPRKGEYILLNKDQSYLVNRVIFQAPTEKGKGILVTTTYHGNLMIGPDAQQVDDKDDVSTTEEGLKYIIETARKSVKDFDIKKTLTSFAGIRPTNNTKDFIIKETKVKGFINVAGIDSPGLTSSPAIAKEVLQILKNSGLQLESKDNFKVYRKAIIVKKDSSFQGDINSQDPEKHIICRCERVTEAEIIDALNRKIEVKSLDGIKRRTRAGMGTCQGNFCGSRVRALIARELNINEEEVTKRGPGSSDIHNRVKRIDIMKMK, from the coding sequence ATGTATGATGTAATTATAATAGGAGCAGGTGTAGTTGGAACTAATATTGCAAGAGAACTTTCTAAATATAAACTTAATATATGTTTATTAGAAAAGCAGGATGATGTAAGTTGTGGATGCTCTAAAGCAAATAGCGGTATTGTACATGGCGGATACGATGACAAACCAGGTACACAAAAAGCTAAATTTTGTGTAGCAGGAAATAGAATGTATGAACAGTTAGAAAAAGAATTAAATTTTGGGTATAGAAAAACTGGATCTTTAGTACTTGCCTTTTCAGATGAAGAAAAGAAAGCTTTAGAAGAACTTTATGAAAGAGGAATAAAAAATGGAGTAGAAGATTTAGAGATAATAGATGGTGAAAAGGTAAGACAATTAGAACCTTATGTTAGTAGTGATGTAAAATGGGCTCTTTATTGCAAACATTCCGGAGTGTGCTCTCCTTATGAATTTACTATAGCGCTTGCAGAAAATGCAATAGAAAATGGTGTAGAATTAAAACTTCTTCATGAGGTAATAGGAATAGAAAAAGAAGATGATATATTTAATGTAAAAACTAACAAAGGAGATTTTAAAGGTAAATATGTAATAAATGCAGCTGGAGTTTATAGTGACAAAATTTCAAAGATGATTGGAGTAGATGACTTTTATATAATACCTAGAAAAGGAGAGTATATACTATTAAATAAAGACCAATCCTATTTAGTAAATAGAGTTATTTTTCAAGCACCTACTGAAAAAGGAAAAGGCATTTTGGTAACTACTACTTATCATGGGAATCTTATGATTGGACCAGATGCTCAACAGGTAGATGATAAAGATGATGTATCAACTACAGAAGAGGGGTTGAAATATATAATAGAAACTGCTAGAAAATCCGTAAAAGACTTTGATATTAAAAAGACTTTAACTTCTTTTGCAGGAATAAGACCTACAAATAATACAAAGGATTTTATAATAAAAGAAACAAAAGTAAAAGGATTTATAAATGTAGCAGGTATAGATTCACCAGGCTTAACTTCTTCACCAGCTATAGCTAAAGAGGTTTTACAAATATTAAAAAATTCTGGACTTCAATTAGAATCCAAAGATAATTTTAAAGTCTACAGAAAAGCTATAATAGTGAAAAAGGACAGTAGTTTTCAGGGAGATATAAATTCACAAGATCCTGAAAAACATATAATATGTAGATGCGAAAGAGTTACAGAAGCTGAAATTATAGATGCATTAAATAGAAAAATAGAAGTAAAATCTTTAGATGGTATAAAAAGAAGAACAAGAGCAGGAATGGGAACTTGCCAAGGAAACTTCTGTGGATCTAGAGTTAGAGCTTTAATCGCTAGAGAATTAAATATAAATGAAGAAGAGGTTACCAAAAGAGGACCAGGATCTTCTGATATTCATAATAGAGTAAAAAGAATAGATATAATGAAAATGAAATAG
- a CDS encoding DUF1292 domain-containing protein yields MASRTYSFRDEQGNLVKYVVKEYLSLNENEYILMSPEVDTSQVEVYKFSFINGDEALELVENNEELNQIKSASKVI; encoded by the coding sequence ATGGCTAGTAGAACTTATTCTTTTAGAGACGAACAGGGAAATCTGGTAAAATACGTAGTAAAAGAGTATCTTTCCCTCAATGAAAATGAATATATACTAATGTCACCTGAAGTAGATACATCTCAAGTAGAAGTATATAAATTTAGTTTTATAAATGGTGATGAAGCTTTAGAACTTGTAGAAAACAATGAAGAACTTAATCAAATTAAGTCTGCTTCAAAAGTAATTTAA
- a CDS encoding phage holin family protein yields MDRGTEENRSSIGHYVIRLLLTALVLAVTSFLTPGFSIVGLWSMLLAAVVITIIDALVESFFKVDASPFGKGFKGFVIAAIIIYATQFFVPNMNVSWLGAILAALVVGIIDAFLPSRVM; encoded by the coding sequence ATGGATAGAGGAACAGAAGAAAATAGATCTAGTATAGGCCATTATGTTATAAGGCTTTTATTAACCGCTCTAGTGTTAGCTGTAACTTCCTTTTTAACCCCTGGTTTTTCAATAGTTGGACTTTGGTCAATGCTTTTAGCGGCTGTTGTAATAACCATAATAGATGCCCTTGTGGAAAGCTTTTTTAAAGTAGATGCTTCACCCTTTGGCAAAGGATTTAAAGGATTCGTCATTGCAGCTATAATAATATACGCAACTCAATTTTTTGTACCTAATATGAATGTTTCTTGGTTAGGTGCTATACTAGCAGCATTAGTAGTTGGAATAATAGATGCTTTTTTACCTTCAAGAGTTATGTAA
- a CDS encoding ABC transporter ATP-binding protein: protein MNTLKRFIDYYKPYKSMFFMDMFCALTLSMIDLIFPLIVRYLLNDIYVNKSSSEIIHFIVLIGIGLLIMYIIRYFCQYYISSWGHIMGARMEADMREDIFLHLQKQSFSYYDNTNTGQLMSRIVNDLFDISELAHHGPEDVFISLLKIFGSFIILMKINVKITSVLFFITLFMIYFSYFYNKKMKYIFKKNRVKIASVNSQIQDSLAGIRVVKSFSNEDLEVEKFKNGNNEYLQTKEKGYFIMGKFFSGNGFFQGMLYLSVILVGGILIGTGEAQASDLVVYILYINIFLNPIEKLVNFTEQFQKGITGFERFLEILNTKPEIEDVPGSIDLKNPKGEIEFKDVTFSYDAESTVLEGINIKIEKGKTVALVGSSGSGKTTLCNLIPRFYEVDSGVIKIDGKNIRNIKLKSLRDSIGVVQQDVYMFAGTIKENIAYGKPNATDEEIYMAAKMANAHEFIMNLEKGYDTFVGERGAKLSGGQKQRISIARVFLKNPPILILDEATSALDNVSEKYIQQSLDELSKNRTTLVIAHRLSTIKNADEILVLTESGIQEKGTHEELIEKKGIYECLYNMQFKEVS, encoded by the coding sequence ATGAACACATTAAAAAGATTTATAGATTATTATAAGCCTTATAAATCTATGTTTTTCATGGATATGTTTTGTGCCCTTACCTTATCTATGATAGATCTGATATTTCCTCTTATAGTGAGATACTTATTAAATGATATATATGTAAATAAAAGTAGTAGTGAAATAATACATTTTATTGTATTAATAGGAATCGGTTTATTAATTATGTATATAATTAGATATTTTTGTCAGTATTACATAAGTTCATGGGGACATATTATGGGAGCTAGAATGGAAGCAGATATGAGAGAAGATATATTTTTACATCTTCAAAAGCAATCTTTTTCATACTATGACAATACAAACACTGGTCAATTGATGTCTAGAATAGTAAATGATTTATTTGACATTTCGGAGCTTGCTCATCATGGGCCAGAGGATGTATTTATTTCTCTTTTAAAAATATTTGGTTCCTTCATAATACTTATGAAAATAAATGTTAAAATTACTAGCGTACTATTTTTTATAACTTTATTTATGATATATTTTTCTTATTTTTATAATAAAAAAATGAAATATATATTTAAAAAGAATAGAGTTAAAATAGCCTCAGTAAATTCTCAAATACAAGATAGTTTAGCGGGAATTAGAGTTGTTAAATCTTTTTCTAATGAAGACTTAGAGGTAGAAAAATTCAAAAATGGAAATAATGAATATTTACAAACTAAGGAAAAAGGTTATTTTATTATGGGAAAATTTTTTAGTGGAAATGGATTTTTTCAAGGAATGCTATATCTTTCAGTAATTCTAGTAGGAGGAATACTTATAGGAACTGGTGAAGCTCAAGCATCTGATTTAGTTGTATATATTCTATATATAAATATATTTTTAAATCCAATAGAAAAGCTTGTAAACTTTACTGAGCAATTCCAAAAGGGTATAACTGGATTTGAAAGATTTTTAGAGATTTTAAATACCAAACCAGAAATAGAAGATGTACCTGGTTCTATAGATTTAAAGAATCCAAAAGGGGAAATAGAATTTAAAGACGTAACTTTTAGTTATGATGCAGAATCCACTGTATTAGAAGGGATAAACATAAAAATAGAAAAGGGAAAAACTGTAGCTTTGGTTGGTTCTTCTGGAAGTGGAAAAACTACATTATGTAATCTTATACCAAGATTTTATGAGGTAGATAGTGGAGTTATCAAAATAGATGGTAAAAACATAAGAAATATCAAACTTAAATCCCTAAGAGATTCAATAGGCGTAGTTCAACAGGATGTTTATATGTTTGCAGGAACAATAAAAGAAAATATAGCTTACGGTAAACCTAATGCTACAGATGAAGAAATATATATGGCTGCAAAAATGGCTAATGCTCACGAATTTATAATGAATTTAGAAAAGGGTTATGATACTTTTGTAGGAGAAAGAGGAGCCAAGCTTTCGGGAGGACAAAAACAAAGAATATCTATAGCAAGAGTTTTTCTTAAAAATCCACCTATTTTAATATTAGATGAAGCTACTTCAGCATTAGACAATGTAAGTGAAAAATATATACAGCAATCTTTAGATGAATTATCTAAAAACAGAACAACATTAGTTATTGCTCATAGATTGAGTACAATAAAAAATGCAGATGAAATACTTGTTTTAACGGAAAGTGGAATACAAGAAAAGGGCACCCATGAAGAGCTTATAGAGAAAAAAGGAATATATGAATGCCTATATAATATGCAGTTTAAAGAAGTTTCATAA
- the hutG gene encoding formimidoylglutamase — MLGINYKPCSKDFWQGRTDSEDNFLAFRWHQWVEPIDLNKDDLKSFEGKLGFAFIGFCCDEGIRRNKGRTGAAKGPETIREEMANLPCCFTKEVKLFDAGNIFVENISLEEGQALLSKAVDKILNLNLFPIVLGGGHEVAFGNYLGVLNHLKTIKSKPNIGIINFDAHLDIRPYTEGMGNSGTMFRQISDICKRENLKYSYLCMGVQKHSNTLDLFKTADNLGANYVFAKNITHVDDWTIFESLDDFMKNQDHIYITVCSDVFSSAFAPGVSATQSLGLDPEVVVRLIKYIIRSNKVISFDIAEVSPRFDQGHITANLAAVVIFSVINTLSKVYDLEL, encoded by the coding sequence GTGCTTGGAATAAACTATAAACCTTGCAGCAAAGACTTTTGGCAAGGTCGTACTGATAGTGAAGATAATTTTTTAGCCTTTAGATGGCATCAATGGGTAGAACCTATTGATTTAAACAAAGATGATTTGAAATCTTTTGAAGGGAAATTAGGTTTTGCATTTATTGGTTTTTGCTGTGATGAAGGTATAAGACGAAATAAGGGTAGAACTGGTGCTGCTAAGGGACCTGAAACTATAAGAGAGGAAATGGCTAATCTTCCCTGTTGTTTTACAAAAGAAGTAAAACTTTTTGATGCTGGAAATATTTTTGTTGAAAATATAAGTTTAGAGGAAGGTCAAGCTCTGCTATCTAAAGCTGTGGATAAAATTTTAAACTTAAATCTATTTCCTATAGTCCTAGGCGGTGGACATGAAGTTGCCTTTGGTAATTATTTAGGTGTATTAAATCATTTAAAAACTATTAAATCTAAACCTAATATAGGCATTATAAATTTTGATGCTCATCTAGATATTAGACCATATACTGAAGGCATGGGAAACTCAGGAACTATGTTTAGACAAATATCTGATATATGCAAAAGAGAGAATTTAAAATATTCTTATCTTTGTATGGGAGTTCAAAAACATAGTAATACTCTAGATTTATTTAAAACAGCTGATAATTTAGGGGCTAATTATGTTTTCGCTAAAAATATAACCCATGTAGACGATTGGACAATATTTGAATCTTTAGATGACTTTATGAAAAATCAAGATCATATATATATAACTGTATGCTCTGATGTATTTTCTTCAGCTTTTGCTCCAGGAGTTAGTGCAACACAATCTCTTGGACTAGATCCTGAAGTAGTAGTAAGACTTATCAAATATATAATAAGATCTAATAAAGTAATAAGTTTTGATATTGCAGAAGTTTCGCCAAGATTTGATCAAGGTCATATTACTGCAAACTTAGCTGCAGTGGTAATTTTTTCAGTAATAAATACATTATCAAAAGTTTATGATTTAGAATTATAA
- a CDS encoding DMT family transporter has translation MTNSNESKKGILLALLAGASWGAMGIFVKNLEQLGFSPMAISSLRPTIAILPYIIINLIKDPQCFKTDLKGLLLFAIYGIFALDGMFIGSSYAVKYTGVATASVLLFVNPVIVMILSYFLFKEKFTVNKIIALVLTLVGCCLVVKAYDPAAFKVNLIGVFWGIISSFAMALQNILGRIGTEKYPQKTHLTYSLLFGAIFLWFFEPPWTLVSLIKNTGTNSTILNVLALGIVSTLIPTIAIVKSLEFIESSKASIIASVEPVVASILAFIIFGEIFEIPQLIGMFMIMGSIILVQTDGKKSKLEASTEKSSKKEVLKNESDNSNNTFKNKVTAN, from the coding sequence ATGACTAATTCAAATGAAAGTAAAAAAGGTATTCTTTTAGCCTTATTAGCCGGTGCTTCTTGGGGTGCTATGGGTATTTTTGTTAAAAACTTAGAACAACTTGGCTTTAGTCCTATGGCCATATCTTCTCTTAGACCTACTATTGCTATACTACCCTATATAATTATAAATTTAATTAAAGATCCCCAATGTTTTAAAACAGATTTAAAAGGGCTTCTTTTATTTGCTATCTATGGTATTTTCGCCTTAGATGGAATGTTTATAGGTTCTAGCTATGCTGTAAAATATACAGGGGTAGCAACAGCTTCTGTATTATTATTTGTAAATCCCGTTATTGTAATGATCTTATCCTACTTTTTATTTAAAGAAAAATTTACTGTAAATAAGATTATAGCTTTAGTGTTAACCTTAGTTGGATGTTGTCTAGTAGTAAAAGCCTATGATCCTGCTGCTTTTAAAGTAAATCTTATTGGAGTATTTTGGGGAATAATATCTAGTTTTGCAATGGCACTTCAAAATATTTTAGGAAGAATAGGAACAGAAAAATATCCTCAAAAAACTCATTTAACTTACTCTCTCTTATTTGGTGCAATATTTTTATGGTTCTTTGAACCACCTTGGACTTTAGTGTCTTTAATTAAAAATACTGGAACTAATTCTACAATTTTGAACGTTTTAGCATTAGGTATAGTATCTACCCTCATTCCAACTATAGCAATTGTTAAGTCTCTTGAATTTATAGAATCAAGCAAAGCAAGTATTATAGCAAGTGTAGAACCTGTTGTAGCTTCCATATTAGCCTTTATAATATTTGGAGAAATATTTGAAATTCCTCAATTAATAGGAATGTTTATGATTATGGGCTCCATAATATTAGTTCAAACAGATGGTAAAAAATCAAAATTAGAAGCATCTACTGAAAAATCTTCTAAAAAAGAAGTTTTAAAAAACGAATCTGATAATTCAAATAATACATTTAAAAATAAAGTTACTGCTAATTAA
- a CDS encoding universal stress protein, whose protein sequence is MEKMKVLIPLDGTDRSMHSLDLLKDMFPKDKVEVTLMNVKEIVIVNGMVASEEIARAQELSQFILDTAERQLKGYDIEKCITFGYAADEILRKSKDENFDIIIMTKSTKKGLTRMIGSVTAKVVKNTKSIVIIVPE, encoded by the coding sequence ATGGAAAAAATGAAAGTTTTAATTCCACTGGATGGTACAGACAGAAGTATGCACTCCTTAGATTTACTAAAGGACATGTTTCCTAAAGATAAAGTTGAAGTTACATTAATGAATGTTAAAGAAATAGTAATAGTAAATGGTATGGTAGCATCAGAAGAGATTGCAAGAGCTCAAGAATTAAGCCAATTTATATTAGATACAGCTGAGAGACAACTAAAGGGATATGATATTGAAAAATGTATTACCTTTGGATATGCTGCAGATGAAATATTGAGAAAATCTAAAGATGAAAATTTTGATATTATAATAATGACTAAATCTACTAAAAAGGGTCTAACTAGAATGATAGGTTCAGTAACTGCTAAGGTTGTAAAGAATACTAAAAGTATAGTAATTATTGTGCCTGAATAA
- a CDS encoding SIMPL domain-containing protein: MYSGFYNTRVSMCNKGRIRVMGVGNLKVQPDMAVISLGIITEDKNLEKAQKENAQISSRVIRGLQNMGIDIKDISTANYNIEAQYDYVDNKQVFRAYRVTNILSVNIRDVRKVGEIIDASVKNGVNNVASVRFTVSDLKQYNNRVLKLAVQDSVEKAIVIGNTLKVQVNTTPCSVKEERNIEPLRENVVMLKDVSTPIIPGQLELMAVVEAVFVY, encoded by the coding sequence ATGTATTCTGGATTTTATAATACTAGAGTTTCTATGTGTAATAAAGGAAGAATAAGGGTAATGGGCGTTGGAAATTTGAAGGTCCAGCCAGATATGGCAGTTATAAGTTTGGGAATAATAACGGAAGATAAAAATTTAGAAAAGGCTCAAAAGGAAAATGCTCAAATAAGTAGTAGAGTTATAAGAGGGCTTCAAAATATGGGGATTGATATAAAAGATATAAGCACTGCTAATTATAATATAGAAGCACAATATGATTATGTTGATAATAAACAGGTATTTAGAGCGTATAGAGTAACAAATATTTTAAGTGTAAATATAAGAGATGTAAGAAAAGTAGGAGAAATAATTGATGCATCAGTAAAAAATGGAGTAAACAATGTGGCAAGTGTAAGATTTACTGTATCTGATTTAAAACAATACAATAACAGAGTATTAAAACTAGCGGTACAGGATTCAGTAGAAAAAGCTATAGTTATAGGTAATACTTTAAAAGTACAGGTAAATACAACACCATGCAGTGTAAAAGAAGAAAGAAACATAGAACCCTTAAGAGAAAATGTAGTTATGCTTAAGGATGTATCAACTCCTATAATTCCAGGACAGTTAGAGCTAATGGCAGTAGTAGAAGCAGTATTTGTATATTAG
- the yfcE gene encoding phosphodiesterase has translation MKLFFISDIHGSSYYLEKVINIYEKENADYLVILGDELYHGARNPLPKEYNPKKVAEILNTYKNEIIAVRGNCDSEVDQMVLNYPIMSDYSIILYNNRRLFLTHGHIYNKNNLPNISTGDVLIYGHTHVPLTEKINNMFIINPGSITFPKENTPNCYGILEDNTFKIKTLDGEVFKEIDIS, from the coding sequence ATGAAATTGTTTTTTATATCTGACATACATGGTTCATCCTACTATTTAGAAAAAGTTATTAATATATATGAAAAGGAAAATGCTGATTATTTAGTTATATTAGGAGATGAACTCTATCACGGTGCAAGAAATCCTCTACCAAAAGAATATAATCCTAAAAAGGTTGCTGAAATTTTAAATACATATAAAAATGAAATAATAGCAGTAAGAGGAAATTGTGATAGTGAAGTAGATCAAATGGTTTTAAATTACCCAATTATGAGTGATTATTCTATAATTTTATATAATAATAGAAGATTATTTTTAACCCATGGGCATATATATAATAAAAATAACTTACCTAATATAAGCACTGGTGATGTTTTAATATATGGTCATACCCATGTTCCCTTAACTGAAAAAATAAATAATATGTTTATAATAAATCCTGGTTCTATTACTTTTCCAAAAGAAAATACACCTAATTGTTATGGTATTTTGGAAGATAATACGTTTAAAATAAAGACTTTAGATGGAGAAGTATTTAAAGAAATAGATATATCTTAA